A single genomic interval of Hydractinia symbiolongicarpus strain clone_291-10 chromosome 8, HSymV2.1, whole genome shotgun sequence harbors:
- the LOC130655674 gene encoding polycystin-2-like, translated as MSSVKLRSSVKSLRDTERPKSSVSWKDDLDDNPKSDPHLKEEPEVVSGFTRFTRGIKGFWSTTEIADTDEDDRDSFVRVTIRELVIYLGYVIVICLVAFLMLDSTMYYLTKVMQGLFVDGPGFDGLKNEYEFWDYVENGLLDGLYKEQNYDGSDVHYTEIGYIFSENKLFGRPRLRQVRVRKNTCKIHPTMQKTIDVCYAYFSEEAESKVQLRPNNATAWNYRSAEQLEGRDFLGRRTTYGGGGYTQLLEESRAGSEKIISALKQNLWLDRGTSAVFIDFTVYNANINLFSIVKLLFEFTPTGGCVTFRKIITIKLLRYVTATDYFVMACEGILILYLIFYTVEEIIEMKKLKKKYFKNFWNFIDLWVILLGYAVVCINLYRTFKVGTVLKDILDNRTQFANFELLAYWQELFNDIVAVACFFSWIKIFKFISFNQTMAHLQGTLSRSAGDVAAFTVMFFLIFFSFAHWGVLCFGSQAKDFHVFYIACFTLFRIILGDFDFAALQAANRLWGPIYFVAYIFFVFFVLLNMFLAIINDTYAEVKEEMDEDDAVDVGQIFKKGYDKMVDDLNLKQNKVDDIRKALMAADTNNDNMIEYDEWRTELKARGHHDADIEAIFAKYDVDGDRILNEHERIKMMNDLEGQHADISEEINDVKARADPTKVLSKLALRNEDVEESSESEEEEDDSEREIGYEEYKMLFKRVDRAEQSVSSIVSKVESVLMKLEAMDQAKAKRRDTMSRLIESISEYEAKVEDAEEILAAESSSWGSKSSVKRNGSSTNSFGSRADSSLSRASPKQGKNPEEQSASDSFSAPVSKGSSASVNVSN; from the exons ATGAGCTCAGTCAAGTTACGTTCTTCTGTAAAAAGTCTTCGTGATACAGAACGACCGAAATCTTCCGTTTCCTGGAAGGATGATTTGGATGACAATCCAAAAAGTGACCCTCATCTCAAGGAGGAACCAGAAGTCGTTTCTGGTTTCACTAGATTTACAAGAGGGATAAAGG GTTTTTGGAGTACCACTGAAATTGCAGACACTGATGAAGACGATCGTGATTCTTTCGTTCGTGTTACTATTCGAGAACTTGTGATCTATCTTGGTTACGTTATTGTCATTTGTTTAG TGGCGTTTCTTATGCTGGATTCGACGATGTATTACCTGACAAAAGTCATGCAAG GATTATTCGTAGATGGACCTGGTTTTGACGGTCTTAAAAACGAATATGAGTTTTGGGAC tacGTAGAAAATGGCCTGCTTGATGGATTGTATAAGGAGCAAAACTATGATGGCTCCGATGTGCATTACACAGAAATCGGATATATCTTTTCTGAAAACAAACTATTTGGTCGACCGCGTTTGCGGCAGGTTCGTGTTAGGAAAAACACGTGCAA aattcATCCCACCATGCAAAAGACAATTGATGTATGCTACGCTTACTTTTCTGAAGAAGCGGAAAGCAAGGTGCAACTTCGGCCGAATAATGCCACAGC ttgGAATTATCGATCAGCAGAGCAATTGGAAGGTCGGGATTTTCTCGGCCGTCGTACAACGTATGGAGGTGGTGGCTACACACAGTTGCTTGAGGAAAGCAGAGCTGGTTCTGAAAAAATTATATCAGCCTTAaag caaaatcTATGGCTGGATCGTGGCACAAGTGCAGTATTTATCGATTTTACGGTGTACAATGCCAACATTAATTTGTTTAGCATTGTAAA ATTGCTGTTCGAGTTCACGCCTACAGGAGGTTGTGTGACGTTTAGAAAAATTATCACCATAAAGTTACTTCGCTATGTAACGGCCACTGACTACTTTGTCATGGCTTGTGAGGGCATTCTCAttttatatttgattttttacacCGTTGAAGAAATAATTGAAATGAAGAAGCTCAAAAAGAAGTACTTCAAAAATTTCTGGAACTTCATTGATTTGTGGGTAATTTTACTGGGTTATGCGGTGGTCTGCATTAATTTGTATCGTACGTTCAAAGTGGGAACAGTTTTGAAGGACATCTTGGACAACAGAACGCAGTTCGCAAACTTCGAATTGCTTGCATACTGGCAGGAATTGTTTAATGATATTGTTGCTGTGGCTTGCTTCTTTTCGTGGATAAAG attttcaagtttatcaGTTTCAACCAAACGATGGCTCATCTCCAAGGTACCCTAAGTAGAAGTGCTGGCGACGTGGCTGCATTTACCGTCATGTTTTTCTTGATTTTCTTTTCGTTTGCGCATTGGGGCGTCCTTTGCTTTGGTTCACAAGCAAAAGATTTCCATGTCTTTTACATTGCATG TTTCACTTTATTTCGCATCATTCTTGGAGATTTTGACTTTGCTGCACTGCAAGCAGCGAACCGGCTGTGGGGACCAATTTATTTCGTGGCGTACATCTTTTTCGTGTTTTTTGTGTTATTAAACATGTTCTTGGCTATCATTAATGATACCTACGCCGAAGTGAAGGAGGAAATGGATGAAGATGACGCTGTTGATGTTGGACAGATTTTTAAGAAAGGTTATGATAAAATGGTCGATGATTTGAATTTGAAACAGAACAAGGTCGATGATATTCGCAAAGCTCTAATGGCAGCTGATACAAATAACGACAACATGATTGAGTATGACGAATGGCGAACTGAGTTGAAAGC TCGTGGCCATCACGATGCGGATATTGAAGCGATATTTGCGAAATACGACGTTGATGGCGACCGTATATTAAACGAACACGAGAGAATCAAAATGATGAATGATTTAGAAGGACAGCAC GCGGATATTTCAGAAGAAATTAATGACGTGAAGGCACGGGCTGACCCAACTAAAGTATTAAGCAAACTTGCCCTTAGAAATGAAGATGTTGAGGAGAGCAGTGAATCTGAGGAGGAGGAGGATGATAGTGAGCGTGAAATTGGATACGAAGAATATAAAAT GCTTTTTAAACGTGTGGACAGAGCCGAGCAAAGCGTCAGTAGTATCGTTTCAAAAGTAGAAAGCGTCTTGATGAAGCTCGAGGCTATGGATCAAGCTAAAGCGAAACGACGTGATACGATGAGTCGATTGATAGAAAGTATTTCTGAATATGAAGCCAAGGTTGAAGATGCTGAGGAAATCCTTGCAGCCGAAAGTAGCTCTTGGGGCAGCAAGTCTTCTGTTAAACGCAATGGCTCGTCTACTAACTCTTTTGGATCAAGAGCAGATAGCAGTTTATCGCGAGCATCCCCAAAGCAGGGTAAGAATCCAGAAGAGCAATCAGCTTCTGACAGCTTTAGCGCGCCAGTTAGTAAAGGAAGTTCTGCCTCGGTAAAT GTTTCCAACTAA